The proteins below are encoded in one region of Spirochaeta isovalerica:
- a CDS encoding bactofilin family protein: MAEIHSKRIDEKKLDTVLAEDISFEGDVSFSKPLMIKGAFSGSINATGDLYIDSNAVVNAEIAAHSVVVRGKVRGNITAHSKVELQGSAEVIGDITAPRIVMEPGCLFDGISRMRPAGGETS; encoded by the coding sequence ATGGCTGAAATCCATTCAAAACGCATAGACGAAAAAAAACTCGATACGGTCCTGGCCGAAGATATCAGTTTTGAGGGGGATGTCTCATTCTCCAAACCTCTTATGATAAAAGGAGCCTTCAGCGGAAGCATTAATGCAACCGGCGATCTTTATATCGACAGCAACGCCGTGGTGAATGCGGAAATCGCAGCTCATTCTGTAGTTGTCCGCGGTAAAGTCCGCGGGAACATTACAGCTCATTCCAAAGTCGAGCTCCAGGGATCTGCCGAGGTGATCGGAGATATCACAGCGCCGAGAATCGTTATGGAACCGGGATGCCTTTTTGACGGAATAAGCCGGATGAGACCGGCTGGAGGAGAAACATCATGA
- a CDS encoding tetratricopeptide repeat protein — protein MNKRLLIATLIITASMLLSAQEKRDALKNFREGKYKVAIDITLEEIETLPDSSLRAKMDAYTVLLWSLIVEKRYDEAITYGNRAKDLSPYDSRITEALGEAYYFKGSASNALKFFELYTVQAPLGDRIARVYNFMGEIYITQAKYNHADIAFSTALYHAPSVTRWWYRLGYSRELAEDFKGAETAYNKALDLDPSFAEATRALNRIRTR, from the coding sequence ATGAACAAAAGACTGCTGATCGCCACATTAATTATTACAGCCTCCATGCTTCTCTCCGCCCAGGAGAAAAGAGATGCGCTGAAAAATTTCCGTGAAGGAAAATACAAAGTGGCTATAGACATCACTCTCGAAGAGATAGAAACTCTCCCTGATAGCAGCCTTCGTGCCAAAATGGACGCCTACACAGTTCTCTTATGGTCGCTTATCGTGGAAAAAAGATATGATGAAGCCATCACTTACGGGAACCGCGCGAAAGATCTATCTCCCTATGACAGCAGAATTACCGAAGCGCTCGGGGAAGCCTACTATTTCAAAGGGAGCGCTTCCAATGCCCTGAAGTTTTTCGAACTCTATACGGTTCAGGCTCCTCTGGGGGACAGAATCGCCCGGGTCTACAACTTCATGGGAGAAATCTACATTACACAGGCGAAATACAATCACGCCGATATCGCCTTTTCCACAGCTCTTTATCACGCCCCTTCCGTCACAAGATGGTGGTACCGCCTGGGGTATTCCCGCGAACTGGCAGAGGATTTCAAAGGTGCGGAAACGGCCTATAACAAAGCCCTGGATCTTGATCCCTCATTTGCTGAAGCGACAAGAGCGCTGAACAGGATCAGGACCAGATAG